Proteins encoded by one window of Candidatus Zixiibacteriota bacterium:
- a CDS encoding Xaa-Pro peptidase family protein has product MLYLQARRILPTMDIVKGKIDQAIKILGELELDCWLVFVRETEMASDPVMPLVVDHSVVWESFFIYTRHGDAIALVGNFDEEDFKKSGHFTEVLSYTEGVSQDFRKILNRLDPAQIAINYSVNDCAADGLSHGMYLQLEGYLNKTPYIERLISAEPIIARLRSRKLPSEIKLLKKAAEVADEVWHNAVKKIHSGMSEIEIAALIDDLIDKTGNARSFVTIVNAGDKTRPGHSRPTGAKLAGGDLLHVDFGVKHQDYCSDIQRLLYVKRPGESTPPAELLEAFQMVNEIITETATMCRPGAKGFEIDARAREMLEQNGYAVYEHALGHQLGRSVHDGGAIIGPKWERYGLTPTIPLEENNVFTLELEIILPGIGCVGLEEDVKVTENGAVFLSPRQMELAVK; this is encoded by the coding sequence TTGTTATATCTTCAAGCCCGTCGTATTTTGCCCACCATGGATATAGTCAAAGGCAAAATCGATCAAGCAATCAAGATCCTTGGTGAACTTGAGCTTGACTGCTGGCTGGTTTTCGTCAGAGAAACCGAAATGGCCTCCGATCCGGTCATGCCTCTGGTGGTCGATCACAGCGTCGTGTGGGAGTCGTTTTTTATCTATACCCGCCACGGCGACGCCATAGCGCTGGTAGGTAATTTCGACGAAGAGGATTTCAAAAAGTCCGGTCATTTCACCGAAGTTCTCTCCTATACCGAAGGCGTCAGCCAGGATTTTCGAAAAATTCTCAACCGGCTCGATCCCGCCCAGATCGCCATCAACTACTCCGTCAACGACTGCGCCGCCGATGGTCTCTCTCACGGTATGTATCTGCAACTCGAGGGCTATCTCAACAAAACCCCATATATCGAGCGGCTGATATCCGCCGAGCCAATCATCGCGCGCCTGCGTAGCCGTAAACTACCGTCGGAAATAAAACTTCTGAAAAAGGCCGCCGAGGTGGCCGACGAAGTCTGGCATAATGCCGTGAAGAAGATCCATTCCGGCATGAGCGAAATCGAAATCGCGGCGCTGATCGATGACTTGATTGACAAAACAGGCAATGCCCGTTCGTTTGTGACCATCGTGAACGCCGGTGACAAAACTCGCCCCGGTCACTCCAGGCCCACCGGAGCCAAACTGGCGGGCGGTGATTTGCTGCACGTCGATTTCGGAGTTAAGCACCAGGACTACTGCTCTGATATACAACGCCTGCTTTATGTTAAACGTCCCGGAGAATCCACACCACCGGCGGAACTGCTCGAAGCGTTCCAGATGGTCAATGAAATCATCACCGAGACGGCAACAATGTGCAGGCCGGGTGCAAAGGGTTTTGAGATCGATGCCCGCGCCAGAGAGATGCTCGAGCAGAACGGCTATGCCGTCTACGAACACGCCCTTGGACATCAACTCGGGCGCAGTGTTCACGATGGTGGAGCGATAATCGGGCCGAAATGGGAGCGATACGGCCTTACACCGACAATCCCTCTTGAAGAGAACAATGTTTTTACACTGGAACTCGAAATAATCCTGCCCGGTATCGGCTGTGTCGGTCTGGAAGAAGACGTAAAAGTTACGGAGAACGGCGCTGTATTCCTCAGCCCCAGACAAATGGAGCTTGCTGTCAAATGA
- a CDS encoding citryl-CoA lyase yields the protein MADNKWKTAITDATRENIRVRGYSVTAMMEKLSFAEAVFLVLRGELPSKAEAVMMNAILVATVDHGPTPPSVLAARTSMSGGNPLNAAIAAGVLAIGDTHGGAIEQAARILQEWAQKGLESIEAANQLVSWLEENKKRMPGFGHQLHERDPRTTKLFELATTQGVKGNHVELCLAVEKVLAERTGRALPININGAVAAVISDMGFDWRLGKGLFVISRVPGLVAHAYEEMTREKPMRKLGPTPFEYDGPKERDI from the coding sequence ATGGCCGATAACAAATGGAAAACAGCTATTACCGATGCCACCAGGGAAAACATACGGGTACGCGGTTACTCCGTCACGGCTATGATGGAGAAACTGTCCTTTGCCGAAGCAGTATTTCTGGTTCTCAGGGGTGAGTTACCGTCGAAAGCCGAAGCTGTGATGATGAATGCTATCCTGGTCGCCACCGTAGATCACGGCCCCACGCCCCCATCGGTGCTGGCCGCTCGCACCTCCATGTCGGGCGGCAACCCTCTGAACGCCGCGATTGCTGCCGGTGTACTTGCGATAGGCGACACTCACGGTGGCGCTATCGAACAGGCTGCCCGGATTTTGCAGGAGTGGGCGCAAAAAGGGTTGGAAAGCATTGAAGCCGCGAATCAGCTTGTCTCATGGCTCGAGGAAAACAAAAAGCGCATGCCCGGCTTTGGGCATCAACTCCATGAGCGCGACCCTCGCACAACGAAGTTATTCGAACTGGCGACAACACAGGGCGTAAAAGGCAATCACGTTGAACTATGCCTTGCTGTCGAAAAGGTTCTGGCGGAGAGGACCGGCCGCGCTTTACCGATAAATATCAACGGTGCCGTTGCGGCGGTTATCTCCGATATGGGCTTCGACTGGCGTCTGGGAAAGGGGCTGTTCGTCATCTCCAGAGTCCCCGGGCTTGTCGCGCACGCCTACGAGGAGATGACGCGCGAAAAACCGATGCGCAAACTCGGCCCCACCCCTTTCGAATACGATGGTCCCAAAGAGAGAGATATCTGA